GACTTCCTCTTCTAGAAATGGTTGGCGGGTTCTTGGTGGTTCGGTTTCTTCAAAAACTGTTCCTTTGAATGAAGTTGTGCCTGGTGCTCCTACGATCCTTGTACTGGGCAGTGAAGGCACGGGTTTGAGGCCATTGGTGGAGAGATCTTGCACTCAGTTGATTAGAATTCCCGGAAATCTTCCCATAGATTTGATAATGACAGGAGATGAAGATACTGGCAACATTGAAAATCCAGGTCAAGAATTCCGGTCCTTCTTGGCCGTGGAAAGCTTGAACGTAAGTGTTGCAGCAGGTGTTCTGCTGAATCACTTGATCGGAAGTATTTGTGATAGTGTTGGCCATGTCCAAAAAGAGTGAAACAAGTTAGTAGAACAAAATATAGTTGTTTTATTACCTTTTTTAGTTTTATGTCACTAGTGTTGTTCTACTGCTTGTGTAAGACACTTTTGATTTGTGCCTCTATATATGTAGCTCTTGTTAGAATAAGAAACGGGAATGCAGAATAAGTGAAATCATTTGACTTTTGTGCGGTGCATTTATTCGGATTTGCAACTCTTTGGTGGCTTATATCACACCATCGCGCACAATCCACCAAATTGAATCTCAAAATCGGCCATTTGAAGCATGACCGAACTTTTGATTTCCAACTACATACAATCCTTAGCTAGCGTTTACCATGCATCCTCTAGAATTTGAGTCCTTATCACTGGTGACATAGTTATGGGCCCCCTCAACGCTACTCTACGCGTGGATGGCTCCAGAAGTTGCCCCATGTACACATTACATAGGATTTTCTGTATAAATAACACCCCGAGATCCCTTTGATACCAGTTGCCACAGTTTCATACTCTCCTTTCACGTCACATGAATCAAATGCTCCTATCGCTTAGCTTCGTAACGATTATTCCCTTACCTTAacaacccccccccccccccccccccccccccccccNNNNNNNNNNNNNNNNNNNNNNNNNNNNNNNNNNNNNNNNNNNNNNNNNNNNNNNNNNNNNNNNNNNNNNNNNNNNNNNNNNNNNNNNNNNNNNNNNNNNNNNNNNNNNNNNNNNNNNNNNNNNNNNNNNNNNNNNNNNNNNNNNNNNNNNNNNNNNNNNNNNNNNNNNNNNNNNNNNNNNNNNNNNNNNNNNNNNNNNNNNNNNNNNNNNNNNNNNNNNNNNNNNNNNNNNNNNNNNNNNNNNNNNNNNNNNNNNNNNNNNNNNNNNNNNNNNNNNNNNNNNNNNNNNNNNNNNNNNNNNNNNNNNNNNNNNNNNNNNNNNNNNNNNNNNNNNNNNNNNNNNNNNNNNNNNNNNNNNNNNNNNNNNNNNNNNNNNNNNNNNNNNNNNNNNNNNNNNNNNNNNNNNNNNNNNNNNNNNNNNNNNNNNNNNNNNNNNNNNNNNNNNNNNNNNNNNNNNNNNNNNNNNNNNNNNNNNNNNNNNNNNNNNNNNNNNNNNNNNNNNNNNNNNNNNNNNNNNNNNNNNNNNNNNNNNNNNNNNNNNNNNNNNNNNNNNNNNNNNNNNNNNNNNNNNNNNNNNNNNNNNNNNNNNNNNNNNNNNNNNNNNNNNNNNNNNNNNNNNNNNNNNNNNNNNNNNNNNNNNNNNNNNNNNNNNNNNNNNNNNNNNNNNNNNNNNNNNNNNNNNNNNNNNNNNNNNNNNNNNNNNNNNNNNNNNNNNNNNNNNNNNNNNNNNNNNNNNNNNNNNNNNNNNNNNNNNNNNNNNNNNNNNNNNNNNNNNNNNNNNNNNNNNNNNNNNNNNNNNNNNNNNNNNNNNNNNNNNNNNNNNNNNNNNNNNNNNNNNNNNNNNNNNNNNNNNNNNNNNNNNNNNNNNNNNNNNNNNNNNNNNNNNNNNNNNNNNNNNNNNNNNNNNNNNNNNNNNNNNNNNNNNNNNNNNNNNNNNNNNNNNNNNNNNccccccccccccccccacacCAACCCCCAACACCCACACACACAAAAGTTTTGGGAACTTTTGTGGCTGGCCAATCGACAAATATCATGTGTGCCGACTTTTAAGGTATATATCAAGCTTTACTGTAATATGGGAACTATTTTCTGCAAATAGTTATACAAATTTTGAAATCCAGATACTTGAGTCAATCTTGGATTCGAGGGTTGATAGTTGGCTCTCGTGAAGTATTGGAATTCTATATCCACTAATTTCTCTTTAAACACAAGCATAAATGCATAACATGTGCCTGGGAGATTTCAAGTACCAgtgaataaaatacaaaaatagaAGTGAACGAGTGGTAGAATAATATCGCATCTCAACGACTTTCCACGTTTTTATAGTTATTCCTATCTCGAGCAACAGAAGTACAATAAAAAGTGATGGTGAAATAAGTTTTGACTTTTGGCCATCACATATATTTTAGAATGAAAAGTTAATTGTTTTCTTATTGGTTTCACAGATTGCATACGTTGTCTACTTACACACGTAATCCTTGTACTGCTGTTATGACTTTTCAATGGAACATGGGGGTCCATATCTCACCTTCTTAGGCACTTAtgcttatttatttatcatcttTGTcccttttttaaattaaattcaagGCAAAAATGTTCTTTTTTAATTGTTGTTCTATTGTATTCGAAAGAATCTTGGTCTATAAATTTGAAACAATGATAagacaaatattataaaacatataaaatgtacttaatatttaatgtaattgggaatttaagttcaaatttaaatttttctagCTAGAGTGTCAGATTCGAATTTGGGTACTCCATGATTGAAAAAATTACGTCGGTATGGTCCATAGTCGTGCGTGCCAGAGAGCAATTGGTGATTAATTTTTCGGTATGCGCCACATGATTGTCTATGTGTCGTATATGTCGGCCTAACATGTGAGGCAAAGTTACGTTGAATTTGTCCTTTGCATATTTGCATCTGCCccaaatcaataatatatatatatatatatataaaatatgatattgtattaaatttaatttgaaaaatattataataaaatcaaaaaCTTTGATTACGCATTCGTTACCtataatatatatgaataaagtgttaaaatttCAATTCAAGTCATATTTAATTTAGCAGATCGAGCCTTTGTTTCTTAAACTTCAAGTTGTAGGTTCAATTCTTACTTTGCCATTTTTATTCTCtttctttattaatttaatttttaattcatACATCAAAATTACAATATAGTCTCTcaatatttcttataattaaattttgatcttcatttaaatataaaccaaatgaaTTATACAAAATACTATATGTGCGTCGGTGCACtagttatattattaagttgcGTGCACATTcactattatatatattattaagcgAGATGAGGTGAGACCGGCTGTCATCACAACTTATTTTCTTGATTGTCCCTCCCAAATCCCACTATGTTCTTActaatttttatgattatggtattatttttattttaatatacctcgaaataaaaaaaacacaaaattcttgtgagacggtctcacggatcaatttcgtgggtcgaatatcttattttggtcatctatGCTAAGAgtttacttttttattgttGATATCAAtcgagttgacccgtctcacagataaaaatccGTAAAACCATTTCAGAAGAGacttattcttaaaaaaaaccgTATAAAGATCAAAGAGCAGCTGAAttctttgttttaaatttaaattcataTTGTATATGCGTTGTCACTTATCATACAAATAAACATTATTCAAAAAAACTGGAGGGACAAAAAATGGCCATGTGCAATGAGGGGAGCATGGAAAAGGACATTAATGTTAAGATTCGGATAATAAATCAGCATCTTTTCCGGAAAATCCCATTTTATTGTAAATCCCTGCCGCTTTGCACGTGCGACCTCACACGTGGACTCGCCCATAATTAACTACTCATATCCAACTGTCAGCCCTCTCTACCAACCCAGATTTATAAAACTTTATGCAGagattcatgaaattttaattttatttaaataccaaaatttcaaaaatattattacattaCTATTATATAATGTACAAGTTAGAAAAAACACTCTATATTTATGTCATGAATTAAAATATCACATTTATTCTATAACACTGGAATTTTGGGAGattcaaataatataatgtAATTATTCAAATGAATTCGAAATTCATAATCTCAGATCTCTAGAACCAAGTGCACAATACAATCTCGAGTCATTCAACTATTCATTATATAGTTTCCCTTCCgctattttcattttctttgtaAAATTAGAATTTGGAATATATATTGTTGTGTTTTGTGTTATGCTCTCCAAATGTCgttaataatcatatttaatttggaaataaataaataaccctaatttttttaaaaaaatttcagtaaCCTGAAAATTAAGTGTGAATAGAACCACAATCCCGATCCCAATATAAAAACACGGTCTCTCGCGAATTTCTCTTTTTTCCTCTCTTCTGTCTTCCCCTTTCTACATTTGTAATTTCCGTTAGTGGCGATCTGAGAGAGACGAGCCAATACGAACACAAGTTACGTATATGCAATGTACGTATATTCATAGAACGGAATTCGAGGGCACCGATTTGTCCCAGGTCGTGGAAAGTTGTATGAAGGATATAGTTGTTGTATTTTTAAGTGCCAACATTGTGAATAAAAATGTCTACCTTTGATTCGTTGGATGCATTTTTGTTCGCTGCCAGCAGAGCTTGCTGTAGTCCTCTCGCGATTTTCGTTCAGATCCAGGTGGGGTATTTTTTGTATTCTGTGTGGAGAATGCGAAAAATCAGTGTTTGATCGTGTTCTTTTGTATGCTATTGCAATGTAGAGCGCTGGCTCGAGTGATTCTGCTTTGCTCGTGGTTTGAATCTGAATAACaatggaatttttttaaaatcaatttgagCAGTTTTTTTTAATCCGTGGTCAGTATTTTTTCCTATGGTACTTGTTTTTGAGAGTTCGAATTATGGCGAAACGTGGTTGAGGATAAAATTGGGTTGCTATGTTTCTCTCCTTATTTATTTcacgtttattttttttttatgagagtcGAGATGTTCTGAGTTAGATCTGGCTAGTTTATGGCAACCGAAGCATTACATAATGTGTGAGCGAGACAGGGATTGGCTTTAATGGAATTATGATGTCAAGTTGAATGTTCGATTATTTGGTTAAAACTAAATCTTTTTAGTGTTGCTTCTTCAAGTTCGTTTATGCCATCATATCTCGTTACTTATTACTGTCATTGTTTCTTTTCTGAATGGGTAGGGAATATGCAGGGTGCGAAAAACTCAAAGGAAAATCCTGTCAACATTGTCCTAATTTGTTTCCCCAAGTTCAATGTTGCATCTGTGCAATATTTCTCTGCATGAATAAACAGGATACGGCTTGCTTTTGATAGCTTTTGTTGAGCACAAAACAGTTGTTGTTGTTTCCCCAGAGTCCTACATTTTGATGTTCACTTTATGCGTCGGGTATGCCATACCCTTTGAATTTTGATACAACCCTTATCCCAGGCCACTGCCAAGCGCAACCAATTCAACTCACAGTCTCACACCTTGAGCCTCTATTACAAGGTCAATTATCAGTAAACCCAAGGCAAATTGCCACATCTATTAACCAGCGCATTTGGGTGCGTGGGATCTATGGACCAATGTGTTGGACAATTTGTCTGTTGCTGTACTAAAATTTTTGGTTGAAAAAATTTAGGATCTTGGGTATATTGTCTGGGCATGCAACTTTAAAGTTCAAAATTAACATGTGTGAGTaggaactttcactaatggatcTGATATTTTATGTATTAGTAGACACGAACATTGATGATGTGTCTCTtgttttcatcttcattttaaacttttaaagctGTAACTGAGCAATGCGCTGCTGTAAATGTATTTAATAGTCTTTGTTGGTTGTGGTTCAGTTTACTCTTTAATCCTGTTTATTGAAACTATGGAGTTTTTCTTGAGTGCTTTTGTTTGGTCAAATGGTGCTTCATCAAACTTGAGAAATGTATGCTTTAGGTTTTGGTATCACACAGAAGTTTAATGCTTGTATTCTTGTGCTCGGTGTTGGAGTTGCcttgttatttaaattttatcactATATACAGAAAAGAGAAAAAGTATGGAAGGATAAAATGGAACCTTATTGTCTCATCAAATTGTTACCTAATGCATGAAGATGCATTCTGTAATATATTGTTGATGTGATCATGTGAATTTTTGGAAGTTTTGGATTCATTGTCTGCTGCATGATAGATACAGGGCATCAATCTATTATTCTTTGGGGAAGAGAACTAACAGCATATTTTTTGGTTTCGATATCATTTagtattattttgtttctgccATTTTGGTTCCTACATATTAATTTGAATTTACATGACAGGGATTTTTTATTTGCTTAATTCTTGCTCTTGGCTGGGCTTTGGCTTCCTTTGTCAGGTAGCAGAATTTGATGGTTGACGGTCTAGTTATTAGTTTACTACCTTACTGGGCATGGATTATCTTCTACGTCATTTTTTCCATGAAGCTCATAATTGTACATTATTAATGAGAATTTTTTGCCACAGAGGTAAAGAGATAAGACGGTTGAAAGAAAGCACAAGACATGGAAATAGCTTTGCTTTTCTTTGTTATGACATTAATGACCTCGAGCATGATAATCAGGTCAACTTGCCAATGGTTACAGTTGTGATGCCTTTAAAGGGGTTTGGGGAACACAATCTTCATAACTGGAGAACTCAGGTGGATTTATCTTAATTTTGATTGTGCTTATTCAAAAAATTGCACAAGCATTATCTACATTTAGTTCCAAGTTTTATGCTATCCAAGACATATTTTCATTGCCTTTCTGTTAGAATCACGCTTTCAGTATTTGTTGGATCCAAAATAGCTAAAGTAGTGGCTCGttgatgatttttttgaatCAGAATCTTAAACGAATGGACCTTTTCCAAAATTTAACTGTACAAATACTTCTGCATATTCTGGATCTTTCGAGTTTGTTGAAGTCAATTGTTGTTAGCAAATGGTTGAAAGATGTAGATATACCAGTGTTTATTGTGGCTTGGTTTATAAATGCTGCAGGTTACATCTTTGTATGGTGGTCCTCTGGAATTTCTTTTTGTGGTTGAGAGTACAGAGGACCCTGCTTACCATGCTGTGACCCGATTGTTGGCGGACTTTAAGGTCTGTTGCTTCCCTCATTGACTTACTAGTTAGGCTGAAGCTGAATTCTGTTTATTTGTCGACTTCTTTCCATGCGAATGAATCATCTTACCCATGCATACCACATAATACATGATTTGGACTGCTaattgttttatgtttttgttgttttagaaATGCATTAATCATTCTTCTTCAAAGGCTTTGTTGCATGGATACGGGTACGAGTAGCGTATCGAATACGATACGGATACGGCGACacgtcaaattttgaaaatataagacacgATACGGCTATGATACGATGTCGTATCCGTATccgataattaaaaaaaaaattttagatgtATCCGTGCTACATTCTGAATACCCATTCCAATAAATTTTTTCACTGTCATGGTATTCTTTTTTCTAGAAAAAAACCCATGAAAGAAATGCAACCAAGTTTTTAACCTCAAAGCCTTGAAACGGATGCAAAGCCCTTTCCAATGTTTTTCCCTGGCTGCGATTCATTTATTCTTAATCTAGAGATTTCCTTCTTTTAGGAATCTTTTAAAAAGAAAGAACATACGTTGAGACTCAAAATAATAGAAAGAATTCAGTTGTGTGTAAAACAGAGCAATCGAAAAGGAACATGTAGGATGACAAACATGGCTCTTTGCATTATACCAGTTTGCTCGGGCAATATGATTCTTTGTTACGGCCTACTGGGTCTTAGTGGATAAGAACTTTAGATTTCAATAGCTGATTAATGAGTGCTATTTAGTATTTTATACCTGTTTTTGTAATGCTTCGGACTTGGTTTTTAACTGCTGTTTTTCTGCCCATTCTTCGAAGTAGAAGCAGCATCACATTTTGCTTTATTATGATTCACCTTCAAGTTTTGGCAGAAATGTATATTGTTATTCATTGCAAAATTTTACCCCTTAAAACAAATGCTATCTCCTTATGTTAGCTTGTGAACTTGTGCAGGATGATGTTGACGCAAAAATCGTAGTAGCTGGTCTATCGACAACTTGTAGCCAGAAGATCCATAATCAGTTGGTATGCGATTATTTCTTGTTTTACTCTTcattttttgttcaaattaCTCTTTCCACCGTGCTTTAAAAGCAGCAAAACTATTTGCAACGGAAAACATCTCAATTTATCTGATGTTTTAGCCTGGTGATGTCATATCATTATGTCACTTCATATTTGATGCTCGCTAGCTTGAACCTCTTTCAGTAATTTAATGTCATACAGACTTGAAGTGAATTATGTTTTGTAATTGAGCTTATTACGATTGCTTTGCCGATAAATTTCCCTCTAGTGAGAGCAAAATAGGGTGAACAAGTAATTCAGTTGAATTGTAAATGTTTTGAAGCCTATTTTGGCTGATATCTTCACTAACTTCTGAAGAAGAAGCACCATGTCAAGTAAGACCTTTCATGTATGATATTTAACTTTTTGCAGATCGGGGTAGAAAAAATGCATAAAGATAGCAAATATGTGTTGTTTCTAGATGATGATGTTAGGCTGCATCCTGGATCAATTGGAGCCCTCACTGCTGAAATGGAGAAGAACCCTGATGTATGGTGATGTATAGACCTTTTTTATatcaataaaatttgtttttgtcGTTGCCCtgatttgtgatatttttaACTTTTCTATTACAAATGTCTTATATACCTGTAACCTGTGCAGATTTTTATTCAAACTGGATACCCTCTTGATTTGCCATCTGGAAGTTTAGGAAGTTACTGCATATATGAATACCACATGGTACGTTTCACAACACTCACACGACCACTTTCTCGCATCTTCATTTCTTAGTTGTTGCACTGTATTTATACGAGGATTTAGGGTTGGTTTTTGTTGGAGTTTTATACTAGAGTTGAGGGTAAGGCTGCTGGGGGCTGAGTAAAGGAGTGGGAAATGAAGtacagtaatttttttaaattttgaatccaTTCGTTCTTCTAGGGTATCTAGGAGTCTCACTTAAATAGCATGAggattattttatatatcaacGTGGTTAATTCATATAAAAACCAAGTTGAATTCATCTATTTAACTTTCTTTGTATTGGTATTTGGCATAGAGTTTAAGGTTATGGTTTATTAAGCAATTTAAATGACTGGTCAGAGATGGAAATTCCTGATCAAGtgcagaaatatgattttttttattcgagCAATTTTACCTAAGTTCCCAGCTTGTTTTTTGAATGAGACCTCAGTTCACTTAAACATAGAGAGCCAGGATACATATTAAGTACGAATATTGACTAAATAGTAAATATATCTGTGAACGTGCTGGCCATATgaagaaaaacaacaaaatgctGCAGCAAGTCCCAAAAGTCTGTCAAGGTTATTAATTTGGGCATTAGATTCATGGAACTTTCCTTCTATTTCAATCTTTTCACCGCTGTCATACACATAAAATTTGAAGTGCATTCGATTTCATTACGGTTGTACATTTGGTTTATATTGTAGATAATTTGTGGAGTAGAGATAGAAGTTTACATGATCTTAATGTATTCTTCTCAAGTTCGAATTACAAGTAAACCCTCATAATTCACGTTGGAATGAGCAAGACACTCCAAATGAGCAGCTTCTTTCTATCATTAAAATAACTAGGCTGCTTCACACTGTTAATAAATAACCAGTGACTTAAGAAATCCACTATTGACGTAGGAGCATCGTCATAAACTTGTTGGACCAAATGTTACCCACGATCTACTTGGTTTTTTTTGGTCCTTTCAACTGTTGTTTAGTTTCTGTTTCTTCTTTCAGAATCTTCTGTAATCTaaatatccatctttatttCCAGCCCTGTTCTATGGGGTTTGCCACTGGTGGGAAAACGTTCTTTCTATGGGGTGGATGCATGATGGTAAGCATTTCTGCGTATTTAAAGCAAATTCATTTTAATGTATAAAAACCTGATTCTGAATTATTTAATTGCAGATGCATGCAGATGATTTTAGAAATGACAATCATGGCGTGGTTTCAGAACTTCGAGATGGGGGCTATTCAGATGACATGACTCTTGCTGCTATTGCAGGTAAATATTGCTCTTTTTCATCTtaaaacaatgattttaagttacgAGTTTGACAGTTGACCTAAGTACACTAAATGGCTAATTAATTGAGCTATGTTGTGAACTGTGTTTCTTTTCCTGCTATATTGGATGTGAGTTACAATGTCACTGAAGCAGTTTATCTCTGTGCTGAATGGTTTGTGAATTATATTAATGGTTGATGTTGTTGCTATCAGGTGCCCATAAGAGGCTCATCACGTCACCACCAGTTGCTGTTTTCCCCCATCCACTTGCCAGCGATCTTAATTTTGCTAGGTGTGTACAAATCAGCTGGAATTGTTAACTTGAAATTGTGATATAGCTTCAACAGAAGAAATTTTTTCCATTAGTCGGCGTCCTTGATTCTTGTCGGCTTTTCCAAACTTTTTAGTTATATGTTTGTAGGTATTGGAATTATTTGAGGAAGCAAACATTTGTTTTAGAGTCATACACCACAAAAGTCAATTGGATTATGAACCGAGCATTATTCTCCACCCACTGCTACTTATCATGGGGATTTGTGACGCCATATATTATGTCAGCAATACACGTGGCAGCAGCATTGAGATTCTATTCTAAAGGATATTCTCTTGGTGAAGCGGCTTTTCCATGCAGTGGTGAGCATTTCACTTAAATGAGGTCCTATATTGTGTTAATGGGGTTAGTGAACAGGTTCTTGTTGCAGGAGCATAGTAAGGTCTTTGCATGTGCctagaattattttgttatCAATTGTGATTGACCAATGTTTATCATTTACATTCGAGCATATTCATGCATCCATTCAATCAAACACTGGTCAAGGTATTATCCCCCTTATCCAGTGTTCTATTGACACTGAATATATGGATATCTCAAACACTTGGTTTTGAAAGATCTGTTTTATTTTctagttatatatttttaatattgtttGTGCTTTCCTATCCGAAGCCTGAGATGACTGCTTATAGTGTTCTTGGTTACTCTTTAATATAAGATTTTTGTACATTTTGTTTTTACGTTTTAacaattttcctttttattcttttataaaGGAAGACCAAATATGGTTCCTCTACAGGTGATTTAAAGTCATGATCATTGAGTTTGTAGGTTTAAAGTGcttaaaatttattgtttttgatTGTTTAGGGTTGTCATTAGTAGTCTGCCACGCAACATGTACAATAATTGAACTTCTTTCAATGTGGAACCTGACCCGAATAGAGGTCCTACTTTGCAATTTGTTGTCCCCGGAGGCTCCTCCACTCTCACTTGCATCCTATAACTGGTGTCTTGTAAGTCCTTTTCTTATTCAGTGGTTCAATTTTTCCTTTCGTGTTCAAGACCTgcttgtcttgaaaatttactCAGAATTTAGGTTGTAGTGAAGTAAAGAAGATTGATTATAGAGGCAGATGGGGAAATCTTATTACGGCCTCCTAGGAAAACGCACAAACATTCTCAAGTGACTACTTAGTGAAAGCATATGAGAGAAATACATCATGTCTCAaatgaaaattgtaaaaaattaaattaaattgaatacTCTGTTAAAGCACGTGAGATAAAAGCCTCATTCAGGTATCAGATTTTAAACGTGCTCAATACATTTTAGAAGAGTCGATTTGAAATAAGTTTTGGCAGAGAAGTTACATAGGAAATAAAAAAGGTCCAAGTTATTTGCTAATGTTAGTAGGATATCACTTATATCATTTATTGATTTTCATTCGAGCAGGTATTTATTGCAATGCTGGTTGACAATTTTTTGTATCCATTATCTGCAATCCGTTCTCATTTTTCCCAGTCTATCAACTGGTCTGGCATCCGGTATCATTTGAAGGATGGCAAGATAAACAAGGTAATATTTATTTGAGCTTGTCTCATCTGTCCACAAGTCACCGCATTTTGAAATATGTGCAAAATATGATCAGGGGAGTAAGTTAGAGTTATCGTGTGTTATGGTGGTATTGGAGATATAATTATCACATAAAAATGTTTGTAGTTATAATATGGTTATAACTATCG
This is a stretch of genomic DNA from Primulina huaijiensis isolate GDHJ02 unplaced genomic scaffold, ASM1229523v2 scaffold43391, whole genome shotgun sequence. It encodes these proteins:
- the LOC140970257 gene encoding uncharacterized protein isoform X1; protein product: MSTFDSLDAFLFAASRACCSPLAIFVQIQGFFICLILALGWALASFVRGKEIRRLKESTRHGNSFAFLCYDINDLEHDNQVNLPMVTVVMPLKGFGEHNLHNWRTQVTSLYGGPLEFLFVVESTEDPAYHAVTRLLADFKDDVDAKIVVAGLSTTCSQKIHNQLIGVEKMHKDSKYVLFLDDDVRLHPGSIGALTAEMEKNPDIFIQTGYPLDLPSGSLGSYCIYEYHMPCSMGFATGGKTFFLWGGCMMMHADDFRNDNHGVVSELRDGGYSDDMTLAAIAGAHKRLITSPPVAVFPHPLASDLNFARYWNYLRKQTFVLESYTTKVNWIMNRALFSTHCYLSWGFVTPYIMSAIHVAAALRFYSKGYSLGEAAFPCSGLSLVVCHATCTIIELLSMWNLTRIEVLLCNLLSPEAPPLSLASYNWCLVFIAMLVDNFLYPLSAIRSHFSQSINWSGIRYHLKDGKINKIERSKGKGPKFTDLGGKHLYGKKGAPNNYSFLLSLSKSFVQWRQPKKYDL
- the LOC140970257 gene encoding uncharacterized protein isoform X2, whose translation is MHFCSLPAELAVVLSRFSFRSRGKEIRRLKESTRHGNSFAFLCYDINDLEHDNQVNLPMVTVVMPLKGFGEHNLHNWRTQVTSLYGGPLEFLFVVESTEDPAYHAVTRLLADFKDDVDAKIVVAGLSTTCSQKIHNQLIGVEKMHKDSKYVLFLDDDVRLHPGSIGALTAEMEKNPDIFIQTGYPLDLPSGSLGSYCIYEYHMPCSMGFATGGKTFFLWGGCMMMHADDFRNDNHGVVSELRDGGYSDDMTLAAIAGAHKRLITSPPVAVFPHPLASDLNFARYWNYLRKQTFVLESYTTKVNWIMNRALFSTHCYLSWGFVTPYIMSAIHVAAALRFYSKGYSLGEAAFPCSGLSLVVCHATCTIIELLSMWNLTRIEVLLCNLLSPEAPPLSLASYNWCLVFIAMLVDNFLYPLSAIRSHFSQSINWSGIRYHLKDGKINKIERSKGKGPKFTDLGGKHLYGKKGAPNNYSFLLSLSKSFVQWRQPKKYDL